Within Natator depressus isolate rNatDep1 chromosome 6, rNatDep2.hap1, whole genome shotgun sequence, the genomic segment accaaaggaagggggtgactccctggagagtctaacagattcttttgttgttgcctaggtcAGCAACCTAGGATGTTCCCCAGAGGTAAAGAGAGTCACACCCACCCACCACACTCTCTCCCGGACAGAAGCCACTCCCTTTGACTGGCATTAGCCACATTACACCAGATTCCCCATTGCAGCAAATTCATCCAGCTGTCTAGCTCCCCTCTCTTGCCATGCCTTGCTTCCCTCCATCCCAGAGCTCCCCCTAGTGTTCCCAAGCATGTATTGTAGCCACTCGTTTCTACTCTAGATCTAGGTCCAGCCCACTGAGGTTAGAAGAATCACAAGACTTCCTGCTTAGAAATTTGATTTCACACATGTTTATTGAGGCAGGGAGATACATTTGCAAAGATCCAGAGACCTGGAATCCTCCCAGAAACAAATCATTTTGCAGTGGTGCTGCAAAGCTGCATGGCAGTTTTCCAGGCTGGAGATGTTTAACTTGCAGTCAGTAGGGTTCAGAGTTAACCACACCCATCATCAGTGAGGTGCACCGTGGAGCTATTGATCTAGGCTCTCAACAGAGGCAGGTAGAAGTGAGACAGGAAGAATCTTGAATCCCCGAATTAGGGAGAATTTGCTCTTCCCAAATGTGACCCCAATGCAGTGCcatctccctgagcctgctgacaGCCTCAATCAATAGCCCTGTGGCATGTCCTCCTGTGTATTAACTCTGAAGCTTCCTGATGGTGAGTGATACGTCATCATCTGTGACGACCATCTGAGCAGAGAACATCCATCTGGTTGGTGGGTGGGGCCTGTGTATTTATAATGATATAACTAACCCCAAAGCAGCTGGGTAATTGTGGAAAGCAACAGAAACAACATTTAGGGAACAGCCCCCTAATGAATCCTCCCCCTGGGACTCTGGCCCATCTGCTGGGTGTTTTGAACCATGTCCACCCTGGAATATCTTCAGGTTTCTACAGAGGGTTGATCACTGAAGCCGCAATAGGACAGGGCTAAGCTCTGGAACTTATCCCTTCCTGCAGAGAACATCGTTTTTCCAGTGGATACACTAGACAGATAAATACCATTGGTGGCTGGAGACATGGGGTGGTGGATTGGTTGCCTGGCCTGCACATCTTGGTTGGCTGGTTGGTTGGATGTACTTGGGACATTcattggttggttggttgcacTGGCTACACATATtgcttggttggttggttggatgtATATAAGACCTTAGTTGGTTGCTTGGTTAGTTATATTGGATGCactagatcagtagttctcaacccgAAGTCGCTCGTgccccagtcagcacacagctgaaGCTCGTGTCACATCTGAGGGCCATACAGATAGTATATATGCACTGCGGATGTGGCCAGAATAACACATAGAGAGCCGCATATGCAACCCACAATGCAACCTCCCCTACATATGCAACGcaaaatggtaaataggttgagaacagGTATGCAGTAGATACACACATTAGTTTGTTGATTGGAGGGATCCATTGGATGGTTGGAATCATTGGACAGGCTGGTCTGATGGATTTGAAATGGACGGTTCTTGATGGGATGTTTTCCCAGAGGGAGCTGTGAGGATAACGGACCCACAGGAGCAGACGTCTCTTATGGGCATAGGAGACCCCGATTCCCGAGCAAGAGGGACAGCATGAAGATCAGCAGCATCAGCAGAGCGGGAACTAGCAAATGGTTGGACAGGGAGTGCTATTGACCAATGCACACCCATGCCCCTCTCCGATCCCCTATCTAAGGGGCTCACCAGAAGGCCTCCACCTCATTCCCCTTGGCTGTTCccagctggggtggctgggagacaTAATCAGAGCAGCTCTGGCCCCCGAGGTGGGGCCCACAGCGCAGGCTGTACTGGAACCAGATGCGGCCATGGTTCAGGTAGCAATCCTTCTGGTGGGGCCCCCCAGCCTCCAGCGGGATGTCGCAGCTTCCCAGCAGGTCATCGTCCCACTTGTTGTCCTCGTCCCAGACCTGGACTCGGATCTTGCTGGCGCTGGTGATGCGGACGGTACCGAAGTCCAAGTGGACGTTCCAGATGGGACTGTTGTTGTTCCAGATGGTGCCAGTCCGCATCTCCCTTCTCTCAAAGAAGACCTTGACGAAGGCATCCGTAGCAGTAAAGTAATCCCCCCACAGGCCGCTGGCCATCTTCACTGTCACCGTGAGCTTCCCCAGGCCGCGCTCCCGCGAGCAGCACATGGTGTTGGTCATGGTATCCCCAGTGCAGACGCAGGAGCAGGGGTCATGGGCGCTGCGTTGAGTCCCTGGAGGGCAGCTTCGGGTGCAATTCCTCCACAGGGCTCTCTCACGGATGTACTCACTCACCGCCTGCCTCAGCGCCTCCCGCTTGGGGTCGTCCTGCTCCAGCAGGATGTGGATGGGGTGCAGCGAATAGGACACCAGGCCAGGGCTGTCTTTGAGGCTCTCTATCCAGGCCGAGAAGACCTTGGCATCACTCCTGGAGAAGAGCACATCAGTTgtgctctctcctccctccacctccacgtggCGCTCCCGATACGTCTCGTGGAAGCTCCCCTggaccttccccttcttcttttcCTCCTTGCACTTGCTGTACCCACCGTTGATCGAGCCCTTTCCGATACTCACGGCTGCCTCCATGTTCAAGCAGTCCTTGATCTTGTCGCCAGTCAAGCTGCTCATTGACGCTTCGCAGACCCGCACAGCTGTCACGTACTGCAGCCGGCCCCCAAGCAGCAGCTGGGACAGGTAGTGGGTGCCGTAGTTGCTGATTAACTGCTGGTACTCCAGCTTGGATTTGCTGTTGTACTGCTCCGGGAGGTTCTCCAGCGCCAGAGTGAAATGGCTGGTGAGCGGGGGCGTCTCGCTGACCCGGAACCTGGTCAGGGACACAAGAGGTGGATTGTGCGCCCGGTGAGTCAGCTGTGTTTAATAGCTGCCAGTCCTAAGGCTCCAGCCAACCCAGACGAAAGGGTCTAAGCAGGTGGCTCCTACTCAAAACAGCCATCCATTGTGCTGAACCTCACAAACTTGCTGGGGATACCACCGGCTGCTTGATTGTTCTGACAGACTGCCCCCGCTCTGGTCATAGCAGGTCACTGGGCTGTCCTGACATGCATGAGAAGAAAATCCCCATAACTGTCCAGTCCCACGTGGGAGCCAGTGCCCCCGAGAGGGGAAAGGTCCTGTGTAGCATTCCCTGCCTTCCTAGCTAACCAGTCCCCTggcctggggccagatcagagaTGGTGCCCGCTAGAAGGGAAAGctcctgtgtcccattccccatTATCCTTAATCAGTCCCCCATCCTGCTGCCAGATTGAAGCCAGTGTTCCCTAGAGAGGAAAGGTTCTGTGTCACAttctctgcccccctgagccagccctccTAGGCCTGGATCAGAGCTGGTGCCCCATAGAGGGGAAAGACCCCGTATCACTGTGTGGTGTTGCTGTGATCCCAATTTGAGGTGAACCCTCTCGACCCAGGCTGGCTCTCACCTGTAATAGCCACAGGAGACCttgtggctcatgaagctgtatttGTCCATTCGCGCGTGGTCTACCACGAAACTGGCCAGTTTGGAGTGCGATCCAGCCAGGGCCACCTGCACATTAACCTTGGGCTTCACAGGCACGTCCAGCCCCACCttccagtcattctgcaccgCGGACGCCGCCAAATCCATCATGCCCATCGCAGATTGCTGCACCGAGCTGCTCAGCTTCCGGCGGCACGAGACACGGACCCTCCAGTCCACCACGGCCAGTGGCAGCCTCTGCCACTGCCCTCCTTGAAGTCGGTTGCGGCACAGGGTGCAGGTGCCGTCCTGATGTTGCCAGAGGCTGCTGTCTACCAGATAGGCCCCCTTTCTGGCCATCGTGGTCACATCGatgccctccccagccaggctgtgcCCGGGCACAAAGGCTGTGTTTTTCTTGCATTCATTGACCGTACTTGTGTGACAATGAGAGGAGGCCCCAGGGAagacgaagaggaggagggggatgaagGCACCAAATCTGggcatggctgatgtgatgggTTCCCGCACCAAGGAGAGGCCGTCAGCCTCTGAACAGCCTAGAGGAACAGACACACAGAGGTCCAGAATTAGTGACAATCCAGTGGCAGGCAGTTCTGTAAGTTATCTCTGTTGTAGAGACAGAGACATCCACCTACCACCGACGACATCAGCCATGTTTTGTTGCACACCTACGAAAACTCTGGGCTCCAGGAGGCATTACACAAATGACGTTATGCCTCATTTGCATGTTTGACTACAGATTACCTAATTTGCatcaattccctcccctccctactTCCCAGATGTTGTAATACCAGGACTAACTACGAGGAGGAGGTAGAGTTTCACATGCCTACTCTACGGTGCGCAATATAATAATACGTCATTGCAATTCCCCAATGGGGCCACTAGAGGGCTGTGCCACATGGCTTGTACTGAGTGAGCTGATTCAGTGGCTGGGTCTGGCCACTAGTGGGCAGTGCAAAGCCACGCACAACCCATGTCCTGGCTTTTTAACCAGCAAGAGCAGCGGGAGCTTGGGTCATGCTAGGCATGACTGGCTTTGGCGTAGAAACTACTGGGGCCCCCTTGTGGCCACGCCAAGTGGTGGATTTGGTTGTGTTGAACTACTGACGGAGGGTCATTTTCTGGGGTTTCTCCTGGCCAGCATCAGCCCTAGCGTCTGGCGCTGCCACCTTGACACTGCAGCTGTTGGGGAAAGAAGGCAGGAAATGTTACCACCCCGGAAGAGATCCTGGGCCCATCTAACCTCTTATCTTGCTCCCTCCGTTTTGCCCTGGAGGAGGCCAATGtcccatctagcccactatcttGACCCCTCCCTGCTACCCAGAGTAGAcccatagaataatagaatcatagaactggaagagaccttgagaggtcatctagtccagtcccatgcactcaaggcagggctaaggattatctggaccatccctgacaggtgtttgtccaacctgctcttaaaaatccccagtgatggagattccacaacctccctaggcgattgattccagggcttaaccactctgacaagtaggaagtttttcctaatgtccagcctaaactgcccttgctgcaattaagcccattgcgtcttgtcccatcctcagaggttaagaagaacaatttttctccctcctccttgtaacaaccttttatgtacttgacaactgttatcacgtccccctcagtcttctcttctccagactaaagaaactcagttctttcaatcttccctcgtaggtcatgttttctagacgtttaatcatttttgttgctcttctctatactctcttcaatttgttcacacctttcctgaaatgtggagcccagaactggacacattactccacttgaggcctaatcagtgcagagtagggtggaagaattacttctcatgtcttgtttacaacactcctgttaatacattgtcaaggttccttccccactctgaactctagggtccagatgtggggacctgcatgaaaaccttctaagcttacttttaacagcttaggttaaaacttccccaaggtacaaactattttaccctttgcccttggacttccactgccaccaccaaacgtttatccgggttcctgaaaaaacgtagtttggaaacgtctttccccccaaaatcctcccaacccttgcaccccacttcctggggaaggtttggtaaaaatcctcaccaatctgcgtaggtgaccacagacccaaacccttggatcttagaacaatgaaaaagcattcagtttccttacaagaagacttttaatagaagaaaataaaagaatcacctctgtaaaatcaggatggtaaataccttacaggacaattagattcaaaacagagaatccctctaggcgaaaccttaagttacaaaaaagacacaaaaacaggaatatccattccattcagcacagctcttttctcagccattgaaagaaatcataatctaacacatactgagctagattatttactaaattctaagactccattcttgttctgtctctggcaaaagcatcacacagacagacacagaccctttgtttttctccctcctcccagcttttgaaagtatcttgtctcctcgttggtcattttggacaggtgccagcgaggttaccttttgctacttaaccctttacaggtgagaggatttttcctctggccaggagggattttaaaggggtttacccttccctttatatttatgacaacatcccagaatgatgtttgctttttttgcaacagtgttacactgttgactcatatttagcttgtgatctgctctgacccccagatctctgTCTGCAGTACTCATTACTCggccgtcatttcccattctgtatgtgtgcaactgattgttccttcctaagtggagtactttgcattttgcctttttgaatttcatcctattgacttcagaccatttctccagtttgtccagagcattttgaatttttatcctatcctccaaagcacttgcaacccttcccactTTGGTATCGTCCCCAAACTTTATCAgtgcactctctatgccattatctaaaacattgatgaagatattgaacagaaccggacccagaacccatccctgtgagaccccacttgttatgcccttccagcctgtgAACCACTGTCTTATTCCTTCCGCCCCAGATGCTTTGAGCATCTCACACTTCTCTTTGCATCCCCTGCCGTACTAACCACAAGGGATGCTGTGTTAAATGTCGATTTGAATTATGTTCCACTTGGGTTGGAACTGTACAGCAATGCTGGCTGAGGGGCAGGAAAGGGTAACAGCTCTGCCTCCTGTCAGGGTAGCAGGCTcggactgggaggggacagtaaATGTTTGAACTCACCCCAGCTGAACCAGGCAGGAAAAACCTATTTGAATATGGACTGCTTGGTTCTggacagcccccagccccctgcaatccaagccttggggttccctcccccccaactctgccGGTGCTCCTCAGTCCAGATCTGCTGTCCCCCACTGCTTTGTTGCCAATAGAAAATGAAACAGCCTGAAATTGCAAGATGCCCCGATATGAAAGGTATCAACTAGGTAAATTAATGATCAAAAGCTGAGTGGCAATGTGGGCGAGTTGGCTGGGGCACTGGAttgagactcaggactcctgggttctttttttcctctggcaggggtttggggtgaaatGGGTTAGAGGATGTAGGGTGGtgggggagtcaggactcctgggttctattgtcgtagtgggaggggagtgggattgAGTGGGTTATAGCAGGAGGGACAGGGGACCATGATCTTGGTTGAGTCCTGTGTAGCACCCGGTGTGACAGAGCCCCCAGTctcaatggggggaggggtctgtgcagtgctCAGCATTAGGGAGCCCAGATCTCAGTTGGGacgggtctgtgcagcacccagagtGATGGGGTCCTCAATCTTGGTCGGGGTTTGTGCAGTGCCCGGCACGATGGCgtccctgatctcggttggggtctgtgcagggcctggTGCAGTGGGGTTCCCGATCTCAGCTGGGGTATGAGCAGACCCACCCATCACTCACCTGCCTCAGGATTCAAGCTGAGGTAGATTTCAGCTCTGGGGCCCGTCGGCAGCCAGGGTTGGTCTGTGTCTCTGCTGGGAGAGACGCGCTTTGAAGGTGGATCAAGGCACTGCAAAAGGTCTCCTGTGTTCTCAGTGGCTCAACCAT encodes:
- the LOC141989824 gene encoding perforin-1-like, which codes for MPRFGAFIPLLLFVFPGASSHCHTSTVNECKKNTAFVPGHSLAGEGIDVTTMARKGAYLVDSSLWQHQDGTCTLCRNRLQGGQWQRLPLAVVDWRVRVSCRRKLSSSVQQSAMGMMDLAASAVQNDWKVGLDVPVKPKVNVQVALAGSHSKLASFVVDHARMDKYSFMSHKVSCGYYRFRVSETPPLTSHFTLALENLPEQYNSKSKLEYQQLISNYGTHYLSQLLLGGRLQYVTAVRVCEASMSSLTGDKIKDCLNMEAAVSIGKGSINGGYSKCKEEKKKGKVQGSFHETYRERHVEVEGGESTTDVLFSRSDAKVFSAWIESLKDSPGLVSYSLHPIHILLEQDDPKREALRQAVSEYIRERALWRNCTRSCPPGTQRSAHDPCSCVCTGDTMTNTMCCSRERGLGKLTVTVKMASGLWGDYFTATDAFVKVFFERREMRTGTIWNNNSPIWNVHLDFGTVRITSASKIRVQVWDEDNKWDDDLLGSCDIPLEAGGPHQKDCYLNHGRIWFQYSLRCGPHLGGQSCSDYVSQPPQLGTAKGNEVEAFW